A segment of the Acidimicrobiia bacterium genome:
CGGGGGACGATCCCCGACCTCGTACAGCGCCTCCTGGGCTTCCTGCGTGGCCATCAGATCGAGCACGAAGGTGGAGGCGATCAGGGGGTTCTCGGCGAATGCCGAGACCATGAAGCCCTGGACGCCGATGAACGGCTGCATCGTGCCGCCCGCCAGCGGCGGGAACGGGTCGACTGCGTAGTTGACGTCTCCGAACGAGCCGACCGCCCACGGACCTGTGATGGCGAACGGGGTGAGCCCGGAGCCGAACTTCTCGATCATCACGTCGTACGTGACGTCGACGTTCACGACGCCTTCCGCAGCCCACTCCGAGAACTGCTGCGCCGCCGCCAGCCCGCCGTCGCTGTCGATGCCGAGGTCTTCGGCGTTGTAGCTGCCGTCCACATTTCGCCCGAACACGTACCCGCCGAGGGCGGTCACGATCGGGTAGTTGTGGTACGGGTCGCCGTTGCCGTTCTCCTGGAGTGCCAGCGGGATCTCGGCTTCGCCGTCGGCGACGAGCTGCTGGCCGATCGCGATGGCCTCTTCGAACGTGGCGGGCGCCTCGGGGACGAGGTCGGTGTTGCGTATCAGGGCGATGTTCTCGACCGCATACGGAAGACCGAAGTTCGTGCCCTCGTAGTTGAACGCCTGGACGGCGACGTCGCTGAAGTCGTCGGCGACGTTCGAGATGTCGAGCGGCGCCACGGCGCCTGCCGCGACGAGCTCACCGAGCCAGTCGTGGGCTGCGACGACGATGTCCGGGCCTTCGCCGGCAGGCCCCGCCACGATCAGACGGGATCGGATGTCCCCGAACGGAAGCTCCTGGATGGCGACGGTCAGGTCGTTGTCCGCTGCGAACTGATCGGCGAACGGCTGGAGGGCGGGGATCTTCGTCTCGTCCGCCCAGATGACGAGGTCGGCGTCGGCGCGAACCACCGGCTCCGTCGTCGTCGTGGTGTCGCCGGCGACCGTGGTTGTCGTCTCGGCGACGGTGGTGGTCGTCTCGGCGACGGTGGTCGTGGGTGCCTCGGTGGCCGGTGGTTGGGTGGTTGGGGCAGCGGTCGTCTCGCTCGTCCCGTCGCCACCGCATGCCGAAGCGATGAGCGCGAGCGCGAGCAGCAGGACCGCGATGGCCGCTGAGCGGACCTTCATTGGCTTCCTCCTCGAGTTTCCTCATGGGCGCACCGCACAATGGCACTGCGCTTCCCGCATCTAAGCAAGGTCGCCGGAAGATTTCCACAAGTTCTTGCAGAGTTCTTGCATTTCTTGCAATGGCCGCTCCGGGT
Coding sequences within it:
- a CDS encoding maltose ABC transporter substrate-binding protein; its protein translation is MKVRSAAIAVLLLALALIASACGGDGTSETTAAPTTQPPATEAPTTTVAETTTTVAETTTTVAGDTTTTTEPVVRADADLVIWADETKIPALQPFADQFAADNDLTVAIQELPFGDIRSRLIVAGPAGEGPDIVVAAHDWLGELVAAGAVAPLDISNVADDFSDVAVQAFNYEGTNFGLPYAVENIALIRNTDLVPEAPATFEEAIAIGQQLVADGEAEIPLALQENGNGDPYHNYPIVTALGGYVFGRNVDGSYNAEDLGIDSDGGLAAAQQFSEWAAEGVVNVDVTYDVMIEKFGSGLTPFAITGPWAVGSFGDVNYAVDPFPPLAGGTMQPFIGVQGFMVSAFAENPLIASTFVLDLMATQEAQEALYEVGDRPPAHEAAFQAVAASDPDVQGFGLSGADGYPMPAIPEMGSVWQAWTDAYQLILTGGDPAEAFTNAAEQIRALIAG